A region of Diospyros lotus cultivar Yz01 chromosome 3, ASM1463336v1, whole genome shotgun sequence DNA encodes the following proteins:
- the LOC127797868 gene encoding transcription factor TCP18-like, which yields MLHSGSCSSDNYFSYGNEIDLFRMPCTRQEEEPPPMMFLHYSPSPFLDISDSLLGHHFVPQQDKEIIADDENETIMETSNQQAINKSAEVARKAAVKKRANNLNPNPRKRTRKSDRHSKIYTAGGLRDRRMRLSVQIARKFFDLQEMLGFDKASKTIDWLFSKSKSAITELTRTRPNYCYHAGEFNNFSSEENPKVVTSKGKRNNRKPRKSAYNPDAKESRAKARARARERTREKLIIRSLQQMKPIPECVEEPSPRRLATAGMAKRFLDITGSDIQRNPAVSDGEINSNSFLGIFGNWDMTNLLGLSGNFHEQNPISASDICFQSQFRGQHFSWQDSGWQC from the coding sequence ATGCTTCATTCAGGCAGTTGCAGTAGTGACAACTATTTCTCCTATGGCAATGAAATTGACTTGTTCAGAATGCCTTGCACAAGACAAGAAGAAGAGCCGCCTCCTATGATGTTTTTGCACTACTCTCCTTCCCCATTTCTGGACATCAGCGATTCGCTGTTGGGTCATCACTTTGTGCCCCAACAAGATAAAGAGATCATAGCTGATGATGAGAATGAGACTATTATGGAAACTTCAAACCAGCAGGCCATTAACAAGAGCGCCGAGGTGGCTAGAAAGGCAGCTGTAAAGAAAAGAGCAAACAACCTTAACCCTAACCCTAGAAAGAGAACTAGAAAGTCTGATCGCCACAGCAAGATTTACACGGCCGGCGGTCTGAGAGATCGGAGAATGAGATTGTCTGTTCAGATTGCCCGGAAGTTCTTTGACCTGCAGGAGATGTTGGGCTTTGATAAAGCAAGCAAAACAATAGATTGGCTCTTCTCCAAATCAAAATCCGCCATCACAGAACTCACTAGGACGCGACCAAATTACTGTTATCATGCCGGTGAGTTCAACAATTTCTCATCAGAAGAGAACCCAAAGGTTGTAACATCGAAAGGTAAGCGAAACAACAGAAAGCCGAGAAAATCAGCATATAATCCTGACGCAAAAGAGTCCAGGGCCAAGGCAAGAGCTAGGGCAAGGGAGAGGACAAGAGAGAAATTGATCATCAGAAGCCTTCAACAAATGAAGCCGATACCCGAATGTGTTGAAGAACCAAGCCCTCGCCGATTAGCCACTGCAGGCATGGCTAAAAGATTTTTGGACATTACAGGCTCTGATATCCAGAGAAACCCTGCAGTTTCAGATGGAGAAATTAATTCCAACAGCTTCctgggtatttttggaaattggGACATGACAAACTTGTTAGGATTATCAGGTAATTTTCATGAACAAAACCCTATCTCCGCCTCTGATATTTGTTTTCAGTCTCAGTTTAGAGGACAACATTTCTCTTGGCAGGACTCTGGATGGCAATGTTAA